A genomic region of Rhipicephalus sanguineus isolate Rsan-2018 chromosome 1, BIME_Rsan_1.4, whole genome shotgun sequence contains the following coding sequences:
- the LOC125757499 gene encoding uncharacterized protein LOC125757499 yields MEVVRWMGQLCHAHFAQHLGDKETVNAHVLQAEVTREAFSLLLKLDVPATNQRASHKAAKLLQTCLAVAQISRSPVEPLIRFLRHVGLLWPLPSPVVVLDLVVEMSLYWGIPVWGAFRVDTFNRDIRHRPLLVFGEAREFDEWLERKHAMLQTAQYELYLSSYLRLFGLPADRTNDTIAAIKFADSLVEENLVPFLGGEAGDDLIHMGALTGGSNLTDALNRLAYWVKENYTVGDVLRVHNIQLLSEILRLTTMTPADLLSLSSGWSVARQLGQYVSRDLAMVQYFAFEAAEESLQQDCFDFVWSFMSLSVGTPYVAHMASTELRQSVASLIRHIRDSLESSVRESSVLTRDHQESASFRLHSMKTVLFWPEGVRGERDVNRLFGDVPDLRMPVFLDNWFLARQATRNFSFSAMAEVCIFPPKALRLRHVRDRDV; encoded by the exons ATGGAGGTTGTACGGTGGATGGGACAGCTTTGCCACGCCCATTTTGCCCAGCATCTCGGAGACAAGGAGACAGTGAATGCG CACGTTCTTCAGGCAGAAGTCACGCGCGAGGCGTTCTCGCTGTTGTTGAAGCTAGACGTTCCTGCCACCAACCAACGGGCATCGCACAAAGCTGCAAAGCTGCTGCAAACATGCCTGGCCGTAGCTCAGATCAGCCGGAGTCCGGTCGAGCCGCTCATTCGGTTCCTGCGTCACGTCGGTCTCCTGTGGCCTCTTCCATCCCCTGTGGTCGTGCTCGACCTTGTGGTCGAAATGTCCCTCTACTGGGGCATTCCTGTATGGGGCGCCTTTCGCGTCGACACTTTCAACCGAGACATCCGTCACAGGCCACTCCTCGTCTTCGGCGAGGCGCGGGAGTTCGACGAGTGGCTCGAGCGGAAGCATGCCATGCTACAAACCGCGCAGTACGAACTGTACTTGTCTTCCTACTTGCGCCTCTTTGGCCTGCCTGCCGACCGCACGAACGACACCATAGCAGCTATCAAGTTTGCCGACAGCTTGGTCGAAGAAAACCTGGTTCCATTTCTGGGCGGCGAAGCCGGCGACGACCTCATACACATGGGCGCCTTGACTGGCGGCTCAAACCTGACGGACGCTTTGAACCGACTAGCCTACTGGGTCAAAGAGAACTACACAGTAGGCGATGTTCTCCGTGTGCATAACATTCAACTGCTATCGGAGATATTGCGGCTCACGACGATGACACCGGCGGACTTGCTCTCTCTGAGTTCCGGATGGAGCGTGGCCCGACAGCTGGGCCAGTACGTGTCTCGCGACCTGGCCATGGTACAGTACTTTGCATTCGAGGCGGCTGAGGAGAGCCTGCAGCAGGACTGCTTTGATTTCGTATGGTCTTTCATGTCTCTCAGTGTGGGCACACCTTACGTGGCACACATGGCTTCTACGGAACTTCGTCAAAGTGTAGCCTCCCTCATCAGGCACATTCGGGACAGCCTCGAGAGCAGCGTCCGAGAGAGTTCCGTGCTGACGCGTGACCACCAGGAGAGCGCCAGTTTTCGCCTGCATAGCATGAAAACG GTGCTCTTCTGGCCCGAAGGCGTGAGAGGCGAACGTGACGTGAACAGGCTTTTTGGAGACGTGCCCGATTTGCGGATGCCTGTTTTTCTGGACAACTGGTTCCTTGCTCGACAAGCGACGCGGAACTTCAGCTTCTCCGCCATGGCGGAGGTGTGCATCTTTCCACCGAAAGCTCTAAGGCTGCGCCATGTTCGCGACAGAGATGTTTAG
- the LOC119379309 gene encoding uncharacterized protein LOC119379309 → MSEPGETDAGAGVGVSSGPSDQAAVSASTAKRYAALLAAVSCGVAILVWLFVRLASEADAGYCGSSECDRYAVMLHNSSAPAADPCEDFYEYVCARWSGFHDSVQTPWKPTTRTSFIEVVADAFTISIIHAEFLSGFF, encoded by the exons ATGAGCGAG CCTGGCGAGACCGACGCCGGCGCCGGCGTAGGAGTCAGCAGTGGCCCGAGCGACCAGGCGGCCGTCAGTGCGTCGACTGCGAAGCGCTACGCCGCTCTGCTGGCCGCAGTCTCGTGTGGCGTCGCCATTTTGGTGTGGTTATTCGTACGCCTTGCGTCCGAGGCAGATGCCGGCTACTGCGGCTCATCCGAGTGCGACCGCTATGCAGTCATGCTGCACAACAGCTCTGCCCCAGCCGCCGATCCGTGCGAGGACTTCTACGAGTACGTGTGCGCCCGATGGTCGGGCTTTCACGATTCCGTTCAG ACGCCTTGGAAGCCGACAACGAGAACCTCCTTCATTGAGGTCGTCGCAGATGCTTTTACCATCTCTATTATTCATGCCGAGTTCCTCTCAGGGTTCTTTTGA